Proteins encoded in a region of the Streptomyces sp. NBC_00513 genome:
- a CDS encoding acyl-CoA dehydrogenase family protein codes for MTGFALEAEDEQWCGRLRALSTERLRPLAEKGEAGRVNRPLLAALGEEGLLERVFTSGALHLCLLRESLAYGCTEAETALALQGLGAHPVLSAGSPAQRERWLPGVREGRLVAAFALSEPGAGSDAAALTLAAERDGEGWRLRGEKRWISNAPEADFYTVFARTGEGSGSRGITAFLVPADRPGLTGEALEMLSPHPIGALAFDGVPVGPQDVLGEPGRGFRVAMDTLNRFRPSVGAFAVGMARAALDATLAHTAGRAAFGGVLADLQAVAHRVAEMATRVEAARLLVYAAAGAYDSGSPEVPRRAAMAKLLATETAQYVVDHAVQLHGAVALQRGHLLEHLYREVRAPRIYEGASEVQRTIIAKELYREVAG; via the coding sequence ATGACCGGATTCGCGCTCGAAGCGGAAGACGAGCAATGGTGCGGGCGGTTGCGCGCACTGTCGACCGAGCGGTTGAGGCCGCTGGCCGAGAAGGGGGAGGCGGGCCGGGTGAACCGCCCCCTGCTCGCGGCACTGGGTGAAGAGGGCCTGCTGGAGCGGGTGTTCACCTCCGGCGCCCTGCACCTGTGCCTGTTGCGGGAATCCCTCGCCTACGGCTGTACGGAGGCGGAGACGGCGCTCGCCCTCCAGGGGTTGGGCGCCCACCCGGTGCTGAGCGCCGGCAGCCCGGCCCAGCGGGAGCGCTGGCTGCCCGGCGTGCGGGAGGGCCGGCTCGTGGCGGCGTTCGCGCTGTCCGAGCCGGGCGCCGGCTCGGACGCGGCCGCGCTGACCCTGGCCGCCGAGCGGGACGGCGAGGGATGGCGGCTGCGCGGGGAGAAGCGCTGGATCTCCAACGCCCCGGAGGCGGATTTTTACACCGTCTTCGCCCGAACGGGTGAGGGCTCGGGCTCCAGGGGGATCACGGCCTTCCTGGTGCCCGCCGACCGGCCCGGCCTGACGGGCGAGGCCCTGGAGATGCTGTCCCCGCACCCGATCGGCGCGCTGGCCTTCGACGGGGTGCCGGTCGGGCCGCAGGACGTGCTGGGGGAGCCGGGGCGCGGCTTCCGGGTCGCGATGGACACCTTGAACCGGTTCCGGCCGAGCGTCGGCGCCTTCGCCGTCGGCATGGCGCGGGCGGCGCTCGACGCGACACTGGCGCACACGGCCGGTCGGGCCGCCTTCGGCGGGGTCCTCGCCGACCTCCAGGCGGTCGCGCACCGGGTGGCGGAGATGGCGACCCGCGTGGAGGCGGCCCGCCTGCTGGTCTACGCGGCCGCCGGCGCCTACGACAGCGGCTCGCCCGAGGTCCCGCGACGGGCGGCCATGGCGAAGCTGCTGGCCACCGAGACCGCCCAGTACGTGGTGGACCACGCGGTCCAACTGCACGGGGCCGTCGCCCTCCAGCGGGGGCACCTCCTGGAGCACCTGTACCGGGAGGTGCGGGCGCCGCGGATCTACGAGGGGGCCAGCGAGGTGCAGCGCACGATCATCGCGAAGGAGCTCTACCGGGAGGTGGCGGGATGA
- a CDS encoding RidA family protein: MSLERHNPQELSPATGFSHAVAMTGGRLVFLAGQTALDGSGKVVGEGLPEQFERALSNLLAALAAAGGTPGGLARVTVYAVDVASYREHAGELGRIWRRLAGRDYPAMAVVGVVRLWDEEALVELDGIAVLP, translated from the coding sequence ATGAGCCTGGAACGCCACAACCCGCAGGAGCTCTCCCCGGCGACCGGGTTCTCGCACGCCGTGGCCATGACGGGCGGCCGGCTCGTCTTCCTGGCGGGCCAGACCGCGCTGGACGGTTCCGGCAAGGTCGTGGGCGAGGGCCTGCCGGAACAGTTCGAGCGGGCGCTGTCCAACCTGCTGGCGGCCCTGGCGGCGGCCGGCGGTACCCCCGGGGGGTTGGCCCGGGTCACCGTCTACGCGGTGGACGTGGCCTCGTATCGCGAACACGCCGGTGAACTGGGCCGCATCTGGCGCCGGTTGGCCGGGCGCGACTATCCGGCGATGGCCGTCGTCGGCGTGGTCCGGCTCTGGGACGAGGAGGCGCTGGTCGAACTCGACGGCATCGCCGTCCTGCCGTGA
- a CDS encoding aminopeptidase P family protein, giving the protein MTDTPSGLHIGSHDLPVSPELSRFMAADWTATPLPDRGPAPASAVTPARRARLSARFPGERLIVPAGELKVRSNDCDHRFRPHSAYAWLTGLTGEDQVGHVLVLEPSGAHGHEAVLYLRPRSPRADGNEEFYRDRRYGEFWVGRRPDLAETERLTGLRCAHLDTLGSPPARDASRDPELATALSELRLVKDAWEVEQLQRAVDHTTAGFEDVVRALPRALAHPRGERWIEGVFGLRARAEGNGTGYETIAASGAHACVLHWIRNDGRLNRDELLLLDAGVETDTLYTADITRTLPLSGRFSPVQRQVYELVLAAQDAGMAALRPGAGFRDFHRAAMRVIAEGLAEWGVLKNAAGDLHRRYTLCGSGHMLGLDVHDCAKARADTYLDGTLEEGQVLTVEPGLYFQPDDETLPAEFRGIGVRIEDDLVVTAQGARLMSGALPRSVTDIEEWMGRLLAG; this is encoded by the coding sequence GTGACCGACACCCCCTCCGGCCTCCACATCGGCAGCCACGACCTGCCCGTCTCGCCGGAGTTGTCCCGCTTCATGGCCGCCGACTGGACCGCCACCCCTCTCCCCGACCGGGGTCCCGCGCCGGCGTCCGCCGTCACCCCGGCCCGCCGCGCCCGACTCTCGGCACGCTTCCCGGGCGAGCGACTGATCGTCCCGGCGGGCGAGTTGAAGGTCCGCTCCAACGACTGCGACCACCGCTTCCGGCCGCACAGCGCGTACGCCTGGCTGACCGGCCTGACCGGCGAGGACCAGGTGGGTCACGTACTGGTGCTGGAACCCTCCGGTGCGCACGGACACGAGGCCGTGCTGTACCTGCGGCCCCGTTCGCCGCGGGCCGACGGCAACGAGGAGTTCTACCGGGACCGCCGGTACGGGGAGTTCTGGGTGGGGCGCCGCCCGGACCTGGCGGAGACCGAGCGGCTGACCGGACTGCGCTGCGCCCACCTGGACACGCTCGGCTCACCGCCGGCCCGCGACGCCTCCCGCGATCCCGAACTCGCCACCGCGCTCTCGGAGTTGCGCCTGGTCAAGGACGCCTGGGAGGTCGAGCAGCTGCAACGGGCGGTGGACCACACCACGGCCGGCTTCGAGGACGTCGTTCGGGCGCTGCCGCGCGCGCTGGCCCATCCGCGCGGGGAGCGCTGGATCGAGGGGGTCTTCGGCCTGCGCGCCCGGGCGGAGGGGAACGGCACCGGCTACGAGACGATCGCCGCGTCCGGCGCCCACGCCTGCGTCCTGCACTGGATCCGCAACGACGGCCGCTTGAACCGCGACGAACTGCTGCTGCTGGACGCGGGCGTCGAGACGGACACCCTCTACACGGCGGACATCACCCGCACCCTGCCCCTGTCGGGCCGGTTCTCGCCGGTGCAGCGGCAGGTGTACGAACTGGTCCTGGCCGCGCAGGACGCGGGGATGGCGGCGCTGCGCCCGGGCGCGGGCTTCCGCGACTTCCACCGGGCCGCGATGCGGGTGATCGCGGAGGGGCTCGCCGAGTGGGGCGTCCTGAAGAACGCGGCGGGCGACCTGCACCGGCGCTACACCCTGTGCGGCAGCGGGCACATGCTGGGGCTGGACGTCCACGACTGCGCGAAGGCGCGGGCCGACACCTACCTGGACGGCACGCTGGAGGAGGGGCAGGTGCTCACCGTGGAGCCGGGTCTGTACTTCCAGCCCGACGACGAGACCCTGCCGGCGGAGTTTCGCGGCATCGGCGTGCGCATCGAGGACGACCTGGTGGTCACCGCGCAGGGCGCCCGACTGATGTCGGGCGCCCTGCCGAGGTCCGTGACGGACATCGAGGAGTGGATGGGCCGCCTCCTGGCGGGGTGA
- a CDS encoding collagenase, translating into MSQHRAVRTSLLSAAVAVTLLASAGQAVTRAAESGTTVPATFAAGAPAAGAPGVGAPNPFDEVDRLADAREPVPAPATAPGGLAVDKGAIPGAARPATKPLDAASASAGERAEKSRKAAAAQAAPTTRNQAVAVPCTLDGITGLSAERFADFLGDPAVLADGCLRGLIWTWDARLAPVMSDAHVQAVSRRISAAAAAHDGRNSSHLEEMFTYLHAVAYHDYSRDEIDVTDAPTVDAMRRAVADFGAAAHTFDATPTNARTLREALYAASAPGLRQHQLGLISKVLATMDPAHPATNQDASWGGAALAALSVNYLGVYPGNQDAAFQAAVSADPAYRAVFKAFGGYVHLKGGGNAWVARDALGEYGRFGQIDALKGQVVADLGALLEPVRSGFGNGSEQWAKIVSWLNFYEACKPYGVCKEDIEKQLFPYTYSYDNGAIKVRTALDRATVDQLYYASKQVKSQYHRVLGTEQPLAGDPNTTLNIVLYASRADYENYHPILTGYGTNNGGIYIENGATFYTYQRRVPQDSSLTLEELFRHEYTHYLNGRYAVPGFFGEGPWYEGDRTTAMDEGTAEFFDGATRDNGIAVRKSLVKSVIADTAGGGPRMTVEQLLNATYDGDGFRFYSYAGTFFEFLWTEKPMLLREMYTHLRGDDVAAYDAWRHRTGADTYLQRDYNRFLDAQIAKVDQLYVPNTTFTANDRLRDSALASVKSTFATATYNTPDCVENGEPGKRRFTCTGRITANLKNWRNEDQNFKDMSETVDYFLLDRAGAASNNLADMNCSFGPVEIWTNKVAGTSPYSCEGPLRD; encoded by the coding sequence GTGTCCCAGCACAGAGCTGTGCGTACGTCCCTCCTCTCGGCCGCCGTCGCGGTCACGCTCCTCGCCTCCGCCGGGCAGGCCGTGACCCGGGCGGCCGAGAGCGGCACGACGGTTCCCGCGACCTTCGCGGCCGGCGCCCCCGCCGCGGGCGCCCCCGGCGTCGGCGCGCCGAACCCCTTCGACGAGGTCGACCGCCTCGCCGACGCCCGGGAGCCCGTACCGGCCCCGGCCACCGCACCCGGCGGCCTCGCCGTCGACAAGGGCGCGATCCCCGGGGCCGCGCGCCCCGCCACGAAGCCCCTCGACGCGGCCTCGGCCTCGGCCGGCGAGCGCGCGGAGAAGAGCCGCAAGGCGGCCGCCGCCCAGGCCGCGCCCACCACCCGGAACCAGGCCGTCGCCGTCCCCTGCACCCTCGACGGGATCACCGGCCTCTCGGCGGAACGTTTCGCCGACTTCCTCGGCGACCCGGCCGTCCTCGCCGACGGCTGTCTGCGCGGCCTCATCTGGACCTGGGACGCCCGCCTCGCGCCCGTCATGTCGGACGCCCACGTCCAGGCGGTCTCCCGCCGGATATCCGCCGCGGCCGCCGCCCACGACGGCCGCAACTCCTCACACCTGGAGGAGATGTTCACCTACCTGCACGCCGTCGCCTACCACGACTACTCCCGCGACGAGATCGACGTCACCGACGCCCCGACCGTCGACGCCATGCGCCGCGCCGTCGCGGACTTCGGCGCCGCCGCCCACACCTTCGACGCCACGCCGACCAACGCCCGCACCCTGCGCGAGGCCCTCTACGCCGCGAGCGCCCCCGGCCTGCGACAGCACCAACTCGGCCTGATCTCCAAAGTGCTCGCCACCATGGACCCGGCGCACCCCGCGACCAACCAGGACGCCTCCTGGGGCGGCGCGGCCCTCGCGGCGCTCTCCGTCAACTACCTCGGCGTCTACCCGGGCAACCAGGACGCCGCCTTCCAGGCCGCGGTCTCCGCCGACCCGGCCTACCGCGCCGTGTTCAAGGCCTTCGGCGGCTACGTCCACCTCAAGGGCGGCGGCAACGCGTGGGTGGCCCGCGACGCGCTCGGCGAGTACGGCCGCTTCGGCCAGATCGACGCCCTCAAGGGCCAGGTCGTCGCCGACCTCGGCGCCCTGCTGGAACCGGTCCGGTCCGGCTTCGGCAACGGCAGCGAGCAGTGGGCCAAGATCGTCTCCTGGCTCAACTTCTACGAGGCGTGCAAGCCGTACGGGGTGTGCAAGGAGGACATCGAGAAGCAGCTCTTCCCCTACACGTACTCCTACGACAACGGCGCCATCAAGGTCCGCACCGCCCTCGACCGGGCCACGGTCGACCAGCTCTACTACGCGAGCAAGCAGGTCAAGTCCCAGTACCACCGGGTGCTCGGCACCGAGCAGCCGCTCGCCGGCGACCCCAACACCACGCTGAACATCGTGCTGTACGCCTCCCGCGCCGACTACGAGAACTACCACCCCATCCTCACCGGCTACGGCACCAACAACGGCGGCATCTACATCGAGAACGGCGCCACCTTCTACACCTACCAGCGCCGCGTCCCCCAGGACTCCTCCCTCACGCTGGAGGAGCTGTTCCGCCACGAGTACACGCACTACCTCAACGGCCGCTACGCCGTCCCCGGCTTCTTCGGCGAGGGCCCCTGGTACGAGGGCGACCGCACGACCGCCATGGACGAGGGCACGGCCGAGTTCTTCGACGGAGCCACCCGGGACAACGGCATCGCCGTGCGCAAGTCCCTGGTCAAGAGCGTCATCGCCGACACGGCGGGCGGCGGCCCCCGGATGACCGTGGAGCAGCTGCTCAACGCCACCTACGACGGCGACGGCTTCCGCTTCTACAGCTACGCCGGCACCTTCTTCGAGTTCCTGTGGACCGAGAAGCCCATGCTGTTGCGCGAGATGTACACCCATCTGCGGGGCGACGACGTCGCCGCGTACGACGCCTGGCGCCACCGGACCGGCGCGGACACCTACCTCCAGCGCGATTACAACCGCTTCCTGGACGCGCAGATCGCCAAGGTGGACCAGCTGTACGTGCCGAACACCACCTTCACCGCCAACGACCGGCTGCGCGACTCCGCGCTCGCCTCGGTGAAGTCGACCTTCGCGACGGCCACGTACAACACCCCGGACTGCGTGGAGAACGGCGAGCCCGGCAAGCGCCGGTTCACCTGTACCGGCCGGATCACCGCGAACCTGAAGAACTGGCGCAACGAAGACCAGAACTTCAAGGACATGTCCGAGACGGTGGACTACTTCCTCCTCGACCGGGCGGGCGCGGCCTCGAACAACCTGGCCGACATGAACTGCTCGTTCGGCCCGGTGGAGATCTGGACCAACAAGGTCGCGGGGACCTCCCCCTACAGCTGTGAGGGACCGCTGCGCGACTGA
- a CDS encoding FAD-binding oxidoreductase codes for MPQRHSLDVVVIGAGVVGAACAYHAGRAGLSVAVVDRGPVAGGTTGAGEGNLLVSDKEAGPELDLALLSARLWRELAEVLPHAVEYEAKGGLVVAPDDTTLKALRAFARGQRGAGVDAVEVGPGELRDLEPHLAPGQAGGFHYPQDAQVHPAQAAARLLAASGARVHLGEEVTGLLTEGGRVCGVRTGRRELRAPAVVNAAGTWGGRIAELAGTTLPVLPRRGFVLVTEPLPRVVRHKVYAADYIADVASGSAALQSSAVVEGTPSGPVLIGATRERVGFERGLSTRALHRLAAQAAALFPVLADVRVLRTYHGFRPYLPDHLPAIGPDPRAPGLLHACGHEGAGIGLAPATGLLIAAALTGTEPPLDPRPFRPDRFGPPATGEPKETRR; via the coding sequence GTGCCCCAGAGACACTCCCTGGACGTCGTCGTCATCGGCGCCGGCGTCGTCGGCGCCGCGTGCGCGTACCACGCCGGCCGCGCCGGACTCTCCGTGGCCGTCGTGGACCGCGGCCCCGTGGCCGGCGGCACCACCGGCGCCGGCGAGGGCAACCTGCTCGTCTCCGACAAGGAGGCCGGGCCCGAACTCGACCTGGCCCTGCTGTCGGCGAGGCTGTGGCGCGAACTCGCCGAGGTCCTCCCGCACGCCGTGGAGTACGAGGCCAAGGGCGGACTGGTCGTCGCACCGGACGACACCACCCTGAAGGCCCTGCGCGCCTTCGCCCGGGGCCAGCGCGGCGCGGGCGTCGACGCCGTCGAGGTGGGACCGGGGGAACTGCGCGACCTGGAACCCCATCTGGCCCCGGGGCAGGCGGGCGGCTTCCACTACCCGCAGGACGCCCAGGTCCACCCCGCGCAGGCGGCGGCGCGACTGCTCGCCGCCTCCGGCGCCCGGGTCCACCTCGGGGAGGAGGTCACCGGGCTCCTCACCGAGGGCGGCCGGGTGTGCGGGGTGCGCACCGGTCGCCGGGAGCTTCGGGCGCCGGCCGTCGTCAACGCCGCCGGCACCTGGGGCGGGAGGATCGCCGAACTCGCCGGGACCACCCTGCCGGTGCTGCCGCGCCGCGGCTTCGTCCTGGTGACCGAGCCGCTGCCGAGGGTGGTCCGGCACAAGGTGTACGCCGCCGACTACATCGCGGACGTGGCCAGCGGCTCCGCGGCCCTCCAGTCCTCGGCGGTCGTCGAGGGCACCCCCTCGGGGCCGGTGCTCATCGGGGCCACCCGGGAGCGGGTCGGCTTCGAACGGGGCCTGTCCACGCGGGCGCTGCACCGGCTCGCCGCGCAGGCGGCCGCGCTGTTCCCGGTACTGGCCGACGTACGGGTGCTGCGGACCTACCACGGGTTCCGGCCCTACCTGCCCGACCACCTCCCGGCGATCGGCCCCGACCCCCGGGCCCCCGGGCTGCTGCACGCCTGCGGCCACGAGGGCGCCGGCATCGGCCTGGCGCCGGCCACCGGGCTGCTGATCGCCGCGGCCCTCACCGGGACCGAACCCCCGCTGGATCCGCGTCCGTTCCGCCCGGACCGGTTCGGCCCCCCGGCCACCGGCGAACCGAAGGAGACCAGGCGATGA
- a CDS encoding (2Fe-2S)-binding protein — MTGPTDPDRPPRGPLRRLLRGPARSPRDLVGGAPRATYVLRFDGRELPASAGQSIAAALWGAGVLAWRTTRENGAPRGVFCGIGSCHDCLVTVNGRPNLRACLTPARPGDTVTTQEGTGRAELGV; from the coding sequence ATGACCGGCCCCACCGACCCCGACCGCCCGCCGCGCGGCCCCCTGCGCCGGCTGCTTCGCGGCCCCGCCCGGTCGCCCCGCGACCTGGTCGGCGGCGCGCCCCGGGCCACGTACGTCCTGCGCTTCGACGGCCGCGAACTGCCCGCGAGCGCGGGCCAGAGCATCGCCGCCGCCCTCTGGGGCGCGGGCGTCCTCGCCTGGCGCACCACCCGCGAGAACGGCGCGCCGCGCGGGGTGTTCTGCGGGATCGGGAGCTGCCACGACTGCCTCGTCACCGTCAACGGGCGCCCGAACCTGCGCGCCTGCCTGACCCCGGCCCGCCCCGGGGACACCGTCACCACCCAGGAAGGGACCGGCCGTGCCGAACTCGGCGTCTGA
- a CDS encoding NAD(P)/FAD-dependent oxidoreductase, producing MPNSASDGVPCDLAVVGAGPAGLAAAVTAADLGLNVTLLDAGERPGGQYYRRPAPDLGAARPEVLHHDWAAFATRKAALRAHASAGRITHLPLHHVWTVVPAGAGLLLHAVAGPEEEAVAVPARAVLLATGAFERQLPFPGWTLPGVIGAGGAQAMLKGGLVLPGRRIVVAGSGPLLLAVAGSLAAAGATVAAVVEAAAYTAYAGRLPALLRNPGKLGEAATYGGALLRHGIRLLTRHAVTEAHGAERVEAVTVARLDRQWRPVPGTGRRVPCDALAVGHGLVPQLELATGLGCATRLGADGAVALEVDARQRTSVPGVWSAGETGGTGGARLALVEGEIAAHTIAGRPVPAALGRQRARLRAFAEAMGAAHRPGAGWTGWLREDTEVCRCEEVPVGPIREAVRDLGARDARTVKLLTRAGMGWCQGRMCGPAVAALAGRDPDPDRRPLSCPVPLRRLAELPAEES from the coding sequence GTGCCGAACTCGGCGTCTGACGGCGTGCCGTGCGACCTCGCCGTCGTCGGCGCGGGCCCCGCCGGGCTCGCCGCCGCCGTCACGGCCGCCGACCTCGGGCTGAACGTCACCCTGCTGGACGCGGGGGAGCGGCCGGGCGGCCAGTACTACCGCCGCCCCGCACCCGACCTCGGCGCGGCCCGCCCCGAGGTCCTGCACCACGACTGGGCCGCCTTCGCCACCCGCAAGGCCGCCCTGCGCGCCCACGCGTCGGCGGGCCGGATCACCCACCTCCCGCTCCACCACGTGTGGACCGTCGTCCCCGCCGGAGCCGGCCTGCTGCTGCACGCCGTCGCCGGCCCCGAGGAGGAGGCCGTCGCCGTACCCGCCCGCGCCGTGCTCCTCGCCACCGGCGCCTTCGAGCGTCAACTGCCCTTCCCCGGCTGGACACTGCCCGGGGTGATCGGGGCCGGCGGCGCGCAGGCCATGCTCAAGGGCGGGCTCGTGCTGCCGGGCCGGCGGATCGTCGTCGCCGGGAGCGGGCCGCTGCTGCTCGCCGTGGCCGGGTCCCTCGCGGCGGCCGGCGCCACCGTCGCGGCGGTGGTGGAGGCCGCCGCGTACACCGCGTACGCCGGCCGGCTCCCCGCCCTGCTGCGCAACCCCGGCAAGCTCGGCGAGGCCGCCACGTACGGCGGGGCCCTGCTGCGGCACGGGATCCGCCTGCTCACCCGGCACGCCGTCACCGAGGCGCACGGCGCCGAACGGGTCGAGGCGGTGACCGTGGCCCGACTCGACCGGCAGTGGCGGCCGGTGCCCGGCACCGGCCGCCGCGTCCCCTGCGACGCCCTCGCCGTGGGCCACGGGCTGGTGCCGCAACTGGAACTGGCCACCGGGCTGGGCTGCGCCACCCGACTCGGGGCGGACGGCGCCGTCGCCCTGGAGGTGGACGCGCGCCAGCGGACCTCCGTGCCCGGCGTCTGGTCGGCGGGGGAGACCGGGGGCACCGGCGGCGCCCGACTGGCCCTGGTGGAAGGGGAGATCGCGGCCCACACGATCGCCGGTCGGCCCGTCCCCGCCGCGCTCGGCCGACAGCGTGCGCGGCTGCGCGCGTTCGCCGAGGCGATGGGCGCGGCCCACCGTCCGGGGGCGGGGTGGACCGGATGGCTGCGGGAGGACACCGAGGTGTGCCGCTGCGAGGAGGTCCCCGTCGGTCCGATCCGCGAGGCGGTGCGCGACCTGGGCGCGCGGGACGCCCGTACCGTCAAACTGCTCACCCGGGCGGGCATGGGCTGGTGTCAGGGCCGGATGTGCGGCCCGGCCGTCGCCGCCCTCGCGGGGCGGGACCCGGACCCGGACCGCAGGCCCCTGTCCTGCCCGGTTCCGCTGCGCCGGCTCGCCGAACTGCCCGCCGAGGAAAGCTGA
- a CDS encoding dihydrodipicolinate synthase family protein produces the protein MTHAHTPAPARTRPWHGIMVATALPLRDDLTVDHDAYAEHVAWLIANGCDGVVPNGSLGEYQTLTDEERARVVRTAVEAAGDGERVMPGVAAYGSAEARRWADQAAEAGAGSVLLLPPNAFRADERTVREHYAQVARAGLPVVAYNNPIDTKVDLTPALLARLHADGSIVAVKEFSGDVRRAYEIAELAPGLDLLVGADDVLLELALAGAVGWIAGYPNALPRSCATLYRAAVAGDLDTALPLYKSLHSLLRWDSKTEFVQAIKLSMDLAGRPGGATRPPRFPLTGETEAAVRAATEKALAEGLN, from the coding sequence ATGACCCACGCGCACACCCCCGCGCCCGCCCGCACCCGCCCCTGGCACGGAATCATGGTCGCCACCGCACTGCCCCTGCGCGACGACCTGACCGTCGACCACGACGCCTACGCCGAACACGTGGCCTGGCTGATCGCCAACGGCTGCGACGGCGTCGTCCCCAACGGCTCCCTCGGGGAGTACCAGACCCTCACCGACGAGGAGCGGGCCCGGGTCGTCCGTACGGCCGTCGAGGCGGCCGGCGACGGCGAGCGGGTCATGCCCGGCGTCGCCGCCTACGGCAGCGCCGAGGCCCGCCGCTGGGCCGACCAGGCCGCCGAGGCGGGCGCGGGCTCCGTCCTGCTGCTGCCCCCCAACGCCTTCCGCGCCGACGAGCGGACCGTACGGGAGCACTACGCCCAGGTCGCCCGCGCGGGCCTGCCCGTCGTGGCCTACAACAACCCCATCGACACCAAGGTGGACCTGACCCCGGCCCTGCTGGCCCGGCTGCACGCCGACGGCAGCATCGTCGCCGTCAAGGAGTTCTCCGGCGACGTCCGCCGCGCCTACGAGATCGCGGAACTCGCCCCCGGACTCGACCTGCTCGTCGGAGCCGACGACGTGCTCCTCGAACTCGCCCTCGCCGGGGCCGTCGGCTGGATCGCCGGCTACCCCAACGCCCTGCCGCGCTCCTGCGCCACCCTCTACCGGGCCGCCGTCGCGGGTGACCTCGACACCGCGTTGCCGCTCTACAAGTCCCTGCACAGCCTGCTGCGTTGGGACTCCAAGACCGAGTTCGTCCAGGCCATCAAACTCTCCATGGACCTGGCCGGACGCCCCGGAGGCGCCACCCGCCCGCCCCGCTTCCCGCTGACCGGCGAGACCGAGGCGGCGGTCCGGGCCGCCACCGAGAAGGCCCTCGCCGAAGGCCTCAACTAG
- a CDS encoding proline racemase family protein translates to MRTRHIYHAVDSHTEGMPTRVITGGVGVIPGATMAQKRLHFIEHLDHVRTLLMYEPRGHSAMSGAILQPPTRPDADFGVLYIEVSGLLPMCGHGTIGVATVLVETGMVPVVEPVTTVRLDTPAGLVSVDVRVEDGAALSATFTNVPAFAVGLDRKVEVPGFGTVTHDLAYGGNFYAFVELDALGLPFDRAHGDELLAAGLAVMDAVNASDDRPAHPEDPSIAGVKHVYLAAPGSDARRSRHAMAIHPGWFDRSPCGTGTSARMAQLHARGLLEQGADFVNESFIGTEFTGRLIGETTVGGLPAVVPTVTGRAWITGTAQYFLDPSDPFPGGFLL, encoded by the coding sequence ATGCGTACGCGACACATCTACCACGCGGTCGATTCGCACACCGAGGGCATGCCGACCCGGGTGATCACCGGCGGGGTCGGGGTGATCCCCGGAGCCACGATGGCGCAGAAGCGGCTGCACTTCATCGAGCACCTCGACCACGTCCGCACGCTGCTCATGTACGAGCCGCGCGGACACTCCGCGATGAGCGGCGCGATCCTCCAGCCCCCCACCCGACCCGACGCCGACTTCGGCGTGCTCTACATCGAGGTGTCGGGCCTGCTCCCCATGTGCGGACACGGCACCATCGGGGTGGCCACGGTGCTCGTCGAGACCGGCATGGTGCCGGTCGTCGAACCGGTCACCACCGTCCGCCTCGACACCCCGGCCGGGCTGGTGAGCGTGGACGTCCGGGTCGAGGACGGCGCCGCCCTGTCCGCCACCTTCACCAACGTCCCCGCCTTCGCCGTCGGCCTCGACCGCAAGGTCGAGGTCCCCGGCTTCGGCACCGTCACCCACGACCTCGCCTACGGCGGCAACTTCTACGCCTTCGTCGAACTCGACGCCCTCGGGCTGCCCTTCGACCGCGCCCACGGCGACGAACTGCTCGCCGCCGGGCTCGCCGTCATGGACGCCGTCAACGCCTCGGACGACCGGCCCGCCCACCCCGAGGACCCCTCCATCGCCGGCGTCAAACACGTCTACCTCGCCGCCCCCGGATCCGACGCCCGCCGCTCCCGCCACGCCATGGCCATCCACCCCGGCTGGTTCGACCGCTCGCCCTGCGGTACGGGCACCAGCGCGCGCATGGCCCAACTGCACGCCCGCGGCCTGCTGGAACAGGGCGCGGACTTCGTCAACGAGTCCTTCATCGGCACCGAGTTCACCGGCCGGCTGATCGGGGAGACCACCGTCGGCGGACTCCCGGCGGTCGTCCCCACCGTCACCGGCAGGGCGTGGATCACGGGCACCGCCCAGTACTTCCTCGACCCGTCCGACCCCTTCCCCGGAGGGTTCCTCCTGTGA